The Terrirubrum flagellatum nucleotide sequence AGATCACGGTCGTCGCACTGCGCAAGGCGTGATGGGATGGCGACGATTCGCATCCAGCGCGAGCCGTTCGATCTCGCCGCGGAAGCGCGGGCGCTGAGCGCGGGGCGCGTCGATGTCGGCGCCGTGGTGACGTTTTCCGGCCTCTGCCGCAGCGAGGAAGGCGCGCTCGCGGCGCTCGAACTCGAACATTACCCCGGCATGGCGGAAGAGGAGATCGCGCGCGTCGCCGCCGAGGCGGAAGCGCGCTGGCCGCTTCTCGGCGCGACGATCATTCATCGCTACGGCCGCATTGCGCCTGGCGAGGACATCGTGCTCGTCGTCACCGCGTCGAGCCATCGCCGCGCGGCGTTCGAGGCGGCGGAATTCCTGATGGACTATCTCAAGACCCGCGCGCCCTTCTGGAAGAAGGAGCATCGCGCGGACGGATCATCCGGCGACTGGGTCGCGGCGAAGGACGAGGACGACGCCGCGGCCGGGCGCTGGACCAAATGAAAACGCCGGGCGACGGCCCGGCGTTCTGAATTCAGCTTGCGTTTTCCGTCAGGCGGCTTTCGCCTTCGGCCGGACCTCGGCGGAATAATCCTCGATCAGCGTGCGCGAGATGTTGCCCGGCGTGAATTTGTAGGGGCCGATCTCGGACACCGGCGTCACCTCGGCGGCGGTGCCGGTGATGAAGCATTCGTTGAAGGTCGCAAGCTCGTCCGGCATGATCCGGCGCTCGATCACGTCCATGCCGCGGCGCTTCGCAAGTTCGATCACCGTCTTGCGCGTGATGCCGTCAAGGAAGCAGTCGGCGATCGGCGTATGCACCGCGCCGTCCCTGGTGAAGAACACATTGGCGCCGGTGCATTCGGCGACGCGTCCCTGCCAGTCATACATCAGCGCGTCGGCGTAACCCTTCTTCTCCGCCTGATGCTTGGAGATGGTGCAGATCATATAGAGGCCGGCCGCCTTCGATTTCGACGGCGCCGTTGCCGGATCGGGACGGCGATACTGAGCGATGTCGAGACGGATGCCCTTCATCTTGGTCGCGATGTCGAACATGCTCGGCCAGACCCAGCTCGCGATGGCGACATGGATCTTGTTCTGCTGGGCGGCGACAGCCATCATTTCGGACCCGCGCCACGCCACCGGCCGGACATAGGCGTCGGGCTGGCCATTCTTCTCGACGACCAGCGCCTTGGCCCGATCGAGCTCGGCGACGGAGTAGGGGATCTCGAAATCGAGCAACTCAGCCGATTCCCGGAAACGCTGGGAATGCTCGGTCGACTTGAAGATCACCCCGCCATAGGCCCGCTCGCCCTCGAAGACGGACGAGCCGTAATGGAGGCCGTGGGTGAGCACATGCACCTTCGCGTCGCGCCAGGGCAGGATCTGCCCGTCCATCCAGATGTAACCGTCGCGATCGTCGAAGGGAATCAGGCTCATAACGCGCTCCCGGAAGTGATTTTAGTGGCGCCAGGGCTGTTTGGCGGGCACAATCGCGCCCAAACGACCAAAAGTTTCTCAGGCGTGCCTTGACGGGTAACAATCGCTCGGAGATATGTCAATATCACTGACATAAATTTCGGGCCGGACGGAGACGATCATTGGCGAGAGCGGCGCAGGCGGCGCATTCTGGCGAGGACGACGCCCCGGAGGAGATCGACTTCGCCCTGATTGAACTGTTCTTTTTCGCCTACCGGGATTTCGTGTCCGAACCGGACCGGATTCTGGCGCGGGACGGCTTCGGCCGCGCGCATCACCGGGTGATGCATTTCGTCAATCGGCATCCCGGCCTCACCATCGCCGAATTGCTCGACATCCTGAAGATCACCAAGCAAAGCCTGAACAGGGTGCTGAAGGACTTGATCGATCAGGGGCATATCGAGCAGCGGCCAGGCGACGTCGACCGCAGGCAGAGGCTGCTGTTCATGACGGAGCGCGGCGCGGCGCTCGCGCGCGAACTCGCCTCGATGCAGAATCGGCGCATCTCGGGCGCGCTTGCCTTGTCGCAATCCGGCGCCGACCGGATCGTCCGGCAATTCCTCTCGGCCATGGTTGATGCGGGCGAGCGCGACAAGGTGCGACGCGTCGTGGCCGGTGGAACGGGCGGAAAAATCTGATGTCGACAGCGCCCCAGGTCGCGACGCTCGATGACGACGCGCCGCATATTCTGGTCGTCGAGGACGACCGGCGGCTGCGCGAGCTTCTGGCGCGGTTGCTTGGTCAGCACGGCTTTCGCGTCAGCGCCGCCGCCAACGCCATGGAGGCGGAAGCGAAGATCGCCCATCTCGTCTTCGACTGTATCTTGCTCGACGTGATGATGCCGAAAGTGTCGGGCTTCGAATTCGCGCAGGCGCGCCGCGCCAATGGCGACCAAGTGCCGATCCTGATGCTGACGGCGCGCGCCGAGGCCAATGACCGCGTGAAGGGGCTCGAAGTCGGCGCGGACGACTATCTCACCAAGCCGTTCGAGCCGCGGGAACTCATCCTGCGCGTCACAAAGCTCATTCGCCGCGCCGCGCCGGTCGCCCATTCCGCGCCCGCGCCGGCGTCGCTTGAGACCGTGCGCTTCGGGCCGTTCTTCTACTGGCTCGATCGTGGCGAACTGCGCAATGGCGACGAGATCATCCGCGTCACCGAGCGCGAGCGCGACATCCTCAACATGCTGGCGCGCGCCGGCGGCGAGCCCGTGGCGCGTCAGGCGCTCGCAGGCGGCAACGCCGAGAATGAACGCACCATCGACGTGCAGATCAACCGGCTGCGCCGCAAGATCGAGAAGGACCCGGCGCATGCGCTGCTGCTGCAGACCGTGCGCGGCGTCGGCTACAGGCTGATGATCGATCGATGAACGCCGTCATCTTCCTGATGCGCGCGCCGCTCGAAATCTATGAGCGGATCGCGATCGCATTGCGGAAGGCGCTGCCGAAAGGCCTGTATGCGCGCTCGCTGCTGATCATCATCGTGCCGATGGTGCTGCTGCAGTCGGTCATCGCCTATGTCTTCATGGAGCGTCACTATCAACTTGTGACGCGTCGTCTGTCGCAGGCGGTGACGCAGGACATCGCCGCACTTATTGATCTCTATGCGGAGATGAAGTCGCCTGATAAGGCGGAGGCGCTGTCGCGCATCGCGCAGGAGCGGCTTAATCTCGAGGTCGACTTCCTGCCGCTTGCGCCCCTGCCGCCGCCGGGCCCGAAACCGTTTTTCTCCATCCTCGATCAGACGCTGTCGGAAGAAATCAGCCGGATGGTCAAGAGGCCGTTCTGGATCGACACGGTCGGTCGTTCGAGTTTCGTCGAGATCCGCGTCCAGCTCGAGCACGCGACCATGCGCGTCATCGCGCGTCGCAGCCAGACCTACGCGTCGAATTCGCATATCTTCATCGTCTGGATGGTGGGCGCGTCCTTCGTGCTGCTTGTCGTCGCCATCATCTTCCTGCGCAACCAGATCAGGCCGATCCTGAAACTCGCGGAGGCGGCGGAGAGCTTCGGCAAGGGCCGTGAAATCGCATTTCGCCCGCGCGGGGCACGCGAGGTGCGCAACGCCGGCCGCGCCTTCCTCGAAATGAAGATGCGCATCGAGCGCGCGATCGAGCAGCGCACGGCGATGCTGAACGGCGTCA carries:
- a CDS encoding response regulator transcription factor, coding for MSTAPQVATLDDDAPHILVVEDDRRLRELLARLLGQHGFRVSAAANAMEAEAKIAHLVFDCILLDVMMPKVSGFEFAQARRANGDQVPILMLTARAEANDRVKGLEVGADDYLTKPFEPRELILRVTKLIRRAAPVAHSAPAPASLETVRFGPFFYWLDRGELRNGDEIIRVTERERDILNMLARAGGEPVARQALAGGNAENERTIDVQINRLRRKIEKDPAHALLLQTVRGVGYRLMIDR
- a CDS encoding branched-chain amino acid aminotransferase, translating into MSLIPFDDRDGYIWMDGQILPWRDAKVHVLTHGLHYGSSVFEGERAYGGVIFKSTEHSQRFRESAELLDFEIPYSVAELDRAKALVVEKNGQPDAYVRPVAWRGSEMMAVAAQQNKIHVAIASWVWPSMFDIATKMKGIRLDIAQYRRPDPATAPSKSKAAGLYMICTISKHQAEKKGYADALMYDWQGRVAECTGANVFFTRDGAVHTPIADCFLDGITRKTVIELAKRRGMDVIERRIMPDELATFNECFITGTAAEVTPVSEIGPYKFTPGNISRTLIEDYSAEVRPKAKAA
- a CDS encoding molybdenum cofactor biosynthesis protein MoaE — protein: MATIRIQREPFDLAAEARALSAGRVDVGAVVTFSGLCRSEEGALAALELEHYPGMAEEEIARVAAEAEARWPLLGATIIHRYGRIAPGEDIVLVVTASSHRRAAFEAAEFLMDYLKTRAPFWKKEHRADGSSGDWVAAKDEDDAAAGRWTK
- a CDS encoding MarR family winged helix-turn-helix transcriptional regulator → MDFALIELFFFAYRDFVSEPDRILARDGFGRAHHRVMHFVNRHPGLTIAELLDILKITKQSLNRVLKDLIDQGHIEQRPGDVDRRQRLLFMTERGAALARELASMQNRRISGALALSQSGADRIVRQFLSAMVDAGERDKVRRVVAGGTGGKI
- a CDS encoding ATP-binding protein; the encoded protein is MRAPLEIYERIAIALRKALPKGLYARSLLIIIVPMVLLQSVIAYVFMERHYQLVTRRLSQAVTQDIAALIDLYAEMKSPDKAEALSRIAQERLNLEVDFLPLAPLPPPGPKPFFSILDQTLSEEISRMVKRPFWIDTVGRSSFVEIRVQLEHATMRVIARRSQTYASNSHIFIVWMVGASFVLLVVAIIFLRNQIRPILKLAEAAESFGKGREIAFRPRGAREVRNAGRAFLEMKMRIERAIEQRTAMLNGVSHDLRTILTRFKLSLALLPPTPETQELKRDTDEMGQMLEAYLAFARGDAGEASSPTDIRALLEELKLDAERQGHVTAIEISGDPTVVVRPTAFKRLLSNLVGNAARHGDRIAINAAHAGRWLTVTIDDDGPGIPADKRDDVFKPFYRLDESRNQDEGGSGLGLAIARDIARGHGGDIVLAESPLGGLRASVRVPA